From Excalfactoria chinensis isolate bCotChi1 chromosome 4, bCotChi1.hap2, whole genome shotgun sequence, one genomic window encodes:
- the HPGDS gene encoding hematopoietic prostaglandin D synthase, translating into MPNYKLTYFNLRGRAEIIRYVFAYSGIKYEDHRLEGADWPKIKPTIPFGKVPILEVDGVIIHQSLAIARYLARETGLAGQTPMEQALADAIVDTIDDFMTLFPWAEKNQEVKEKAFNDILTNKAPELLKALDAFLGDNKWFVGKSVTWADFYWDVCSTTLLSYKADLADKYPRLLALRDRVQALPAIAAWIQKRPKTAI; encoded by the exons ATGCCCAACTACAAGCTGACGTACTTCAATCTGCGAGGAAGAGCAGAAATCATCCGCTATGTGTTTGCCTATTCAGGTATAAAGTATGAGGACCACAGGCTGGAAGGAGCAGACTGGCCCAAGATTAAACCAA CTATCCCATTTGGCAAAGTCCCCATTCTGGAAGTAGATGGAGTGATCATTCACCAGAGCCTGGCAATAGCAAGATACCTCGCCAGAGAAACAG GTCTGGCAGGTCAGACTCCAATGGAGCAGGCACTGGCTGATGCCATTGTGGACACCATCGATGATTTCATGACACTGTTCCCCTGGGCAGAGAAAAATCAGGAAGTGAAA gaaaaagcttttaatgACATCCTCACCAATAAAGCCCCCGAGCTGCTGAAAGCTTTGGATGCTTTCTTGGGAGACAACAAATGGTTTGTGGGGAAATCT GTAACATGGGCTGATTTCTACTGGGATGTGTGCAGCACGACACTCCTGTCCTATAAAGCTGACCTGGCAGACAAGTACCCCAGGCTGTTAGCTCTCAGGGATAGAGTGCAAGCACTGCCCGCTATTGCAGCCTGGATCCAGAAAAGACCAAAGACAGCAATTTAG